Proteins from one Methanococcus maripaludis C5 genomic window:
- the cgi121 gene encoding KEOPS complex subunit Cgi121, whose translation MIIKGIRDAKVPDEIFKMGLEFQIINADLIATKTHILHSIYQAKTKNNISKNIWMEILLRASGQKQISNAIKVLGARKGNICVVCGDEKTFEQIKDIVKGLVDDSVLELNDEKEKKIREVFEINLHGKLIERVCEKIALIEVQ comes from the coding sequence ATGATAATAAAAGGCATTAGAGATGCAAAGGTCCCTGATGAAATTTTTAAAATGGGCCTTGAATTCCAAATAATAAATGCAGACCTAATAGCTACAAAAACACATATTTTGCATAGCATATATCAAGCGAAAACAAAAAATAACATATCAAAAAATATCTGGATGGAAATCTTGCTTCGTGCATCAGGCCAAAAACAAATATCGAATGCGATAAAAGTACTCGGTGCAAGAAAAGGAAATATTTGCGTTGTATGTGGCGATGAAAAAACTTTTGAACAGATTAAAGACATCGTTAAAGGATTGGTTGATGACAGCGTTCTTGAATTGAATGATGAAAAAGAAAAAAAGATAAGAGAAGTTTTTGAAATTAACCTTCACGGAAAACTAATTGAACGAGTTTGTGAAAAAATTGCTCTTATCGAGGTTCAATGA
- a CDS encoding ATP-dependent DNA ligase: MLFNDFCKILDKIEKTTKRLEKTDYFVELIDFIKTNGKPENLKQVSQITIGRVFAEFENKEIGIGPNLLLEAVKTTGISEKDLKAEIKKTGDIGTAVENLSSNIKQVSLFSQPLTLEEMYSTLKKLSEIEGNSSQKKKIRIISNLLILANPVESRYISRLILEDMRIGMNIPTILASFSNYFNVNKENVEKIYAVTNDIGLLGEKLISGSDIENDSELHLKVFRPIKPMLAQLTPSIEDAIIETKIPQFETKYDGARVQVHKSNGEVKIYSRRLEDITNSVPELVEEIKKIDIDNIILEGECVAMDLSSGKPRPFQDILRRFRRKYDINKMAEKIALRIYFFDVLYYNRGLIDTPLRNRREILEKLFGTNDWDTELEKIEKEILSKKMLFSSFKLNSDDPNLAKEFFNWSLSIGHEGVMIKNPDAPYTPGSRVKTMYKVKPTLENLDVVVTRAKIGMGKRKDWYGSYEISVKDDESNLHVIGNVGSGLTEDDLERLTKIVNEIKIEDLGEEVILEPKIVLEVTYEEIQTSEKYEMGYALRFPRVVQIREDKSINDINTLDDVKKIYDIERNRK, translated from the coding sequence ATGCTTTTTAATGATTTTTGTAAAATTCTTGATAAAATTGAAAAAACTACGAAAAGGCTTGAAAAAACAGACTATTTTGTTGAATTAATCGATTTTATCAAAACTAATGGAAAACCTGAAAATTTAAAACAAGTATCACAAATTACAATTGGAAGAGTTTTTGCGGAATTTGAAAATAAAGAAATCGGAATTGGGCCAAATTTATTACTTGAAGCAGTGAAAACCACAGGAATTTCTGAAAAAGATTTAAAAGCAGAAATTAAAAAGACTGGAGATATTGGAACTGCTGTTGAAAATTTAAGTTCAAATATAAAACAGGTGTCCTTATTCAGCCAGCCACTAACTCTTGAAGAAATGTACTCCACATTAAAAAAACTCTCAGAAATTGAAGGAAATTCATCTCAAAAAAAGAAAATAAGAATAATTTCAAATCTACTAATTTTAGCAAATCCTGTTGAATCAAGATATATTTCAAGGCTTATTTTAGAAGATATGAGAATTGGAATGAACATTCCAACAATTTTGGCCTCATTTTCAAATTATTTCAATGTTAACAAGGAAAATGTCGAAAAAATATATGCTGTTACAAACGATATCGGACTTTTGGGCGAAAAGTTGATTTCTGGTTCAGACATTGAAAACGATTCAGAATTACATTTAAAAGTATTCAGGCCAATAAAACCGATGCTTGCACAGTTAACCCCCTCAATTGAAGATGCGATAATCGAAACTAAAATACCCCAATTTGAAACAAAATACGATGGTGCAAGAGTTCAAGTGCATAAATCAAATGGCGAAGTAAAGATATACAGTAGAAGGCTTGAAGACATTACAAATTCAGTTCCCGAACTCGTTGAAGAGATTAAAAAAATAGATATTGACAACATCATTTTAGAGGGGGAATGTGTTGCAATGGACTTATCTTCTGGAAAACCAAGGCCTTTTCAGGACATTTTAAGAAGGTTCAGGCGAAAGTACGATATCAACAAAATGGCGGAAAAAATAGCTTTAAGAATATACTTTTTCGATGTTTTATATTACAACCGAGGTTTAATCGATACCCCACTAAGAAATAGACGAGAAATCTTAGAAAAATTATTTGGAACAAATGATTGGGATACTGAACTAGAAAAAATTGAAAAAGAGATTTTGTCCAAAAAAATGCTGTTTTCGTCATTTAAATTAAATAGCGATGATCCAAACCTTGCAAAAGAATTTTTTAACTGGAGTTTGAGTATTGGACATGAAGGGGTCATGATTAAAAATCCTGATGCACCATATACACCAGGAAGTAGGGTTAAAACAATGTATAAAGTTAAACCAACATTGGAAAATCTTGATGTGGTTGTAACTCGTGCAAAAATTGGAATGGGAAAAAGAAAAGACTGGTATGGCTCATATGAAATTTCTGTAAAAGATGATGAAAGTAATTTACACGTTATTGGAAACGTTGGAAGTGGGCTTACCGAGGACGATCTTGAAAGACTTACAAAAATAGTTAATGAAATAAAAATTGAAGATTTAGGCGAAGAAGTAATTTTAGAACCTAAAATAGTACTTGAAGTAACATATGAAGAAATTCAAACCTCTGAAAAATACGAAATGGGTTATGCCCTACGTTTTCCAAGAGTTGTTCAGATAAGGGAAGACAAATCTATAAATGACATTAATACATTAGATGATGTGAAGAAAATATACGATATAGAACGAAACAGAAAATAA
- a CDS encoding MIP/aquaporin family protein: protein MSLLKRMIAEGLGTGILVFFGPGAAAMTLMIANSTGSAGIGLLGGLGDWFAIGFAFALAIAAVIYSMGRVSGAHINPAVTVGLWAVKKFPTKDVIPYIIAQLIGAAIGSILFFTCIGLDSVTIGGLGATAPFAGISYFQAILAEFIGTFLLMFVILGVAVDKRAPDGFAGLVIGLTVGAIITTTGNIAGASLNPARTFGPYLIDSIYGLNLWYYFPIYIIGPIIGAIVAAFTYEYLNRE from the coding sequence ATGAGCCTATTAAAAAGAATGATTGCTGAAGGCCTTGGAACAGGTATTTTGGTATTTTTCGGACCCGGTGCTGCTGCAATGACGTTGATGATTGCAAACAGTACTGGGTCGGCCGGAATTGGACTACTCGGCGGACTTGGAGATTGGTTTGCAATTGGATTTGCTTTTGCACTTGCTATTGCTGCAGTAATCTATTCTATGGGGCGTGTTTCTGGAGCACACATCAACCCAGCAGTAACTGTCGGACTCTGGGCAGTTAAAAAATTCCCTACAAAAGATGTAATTCCGTATATTATCGCCCAGTTAATTGGTGCTGCAATAGGTTCCATACTGTTCTTTACATGTATTGGACTTGATTCTGTGACGATAGGGGGACTCGGAGCTACCGCGCCATTTGCAGGAATAAGCTACTTTCAGGCAATACTTGCAGAATTTATCGGAACATTTCTGTTAATGTTTGTCATACTGGGGGTTGCTGTTGATAAACGGGCTCCGGATGGATTTGCAGGACTCGTAATTGGTTTAACAGTTGGTGCCATAATTACAACAACAGGAAATATTGCAGGCGCTTCATTAAATCCAGCAAGAACTTTTGGACCATATTTGATAGACAGTATTTATGGATTAAATCTATGGTATTATTTCCCGATATATATTATTGGGCCAATTATCGGTGCAATAGTTGCTGCATTCACGTATGAATACTTAAATCGCGAATAA
- a CDS encoding FmdE family protein, whose amino-acid sequence MNEDYQKTVEFHGHECPGVTIGYRVSKYVLDHYPRSEDEQLVAIVENNSCSIDGIQQMLGCTFGKGNLKFRDNGKHVYTFYSRDNNKALRIYLKYDLSKKVGTFNKKFNEGTLTADEEKQMFERRKEAIKHLLEAPEEELFDITWVEIEEPSKARLYPSLTCDNCGETFMEIKGRTIDGKIVCKECFQKLVH is encoded by the coding sequence TTGAACGAAGACTACCAAAAAACAGTTGAATTTCACGGTCACGAATGCCCAGGGGTTACAATTGGATACAGGGTTTCAAAATATGTACTTGATCACTACCCTAGATCAGAAGATGAACAGCTTGTTGCAATAGTTGAAAATAACTCTTGCAGTATTGATGGAATACAGCAGATGCTTGGATGTACCTTTGGAAAAGGAAATTTGAAATTTAGGGATAACGGAAAGCACGTTTACACTTTTTATTCAAGAGACAACAACAAAGCTCTCAGAATTTATTTGAAATACGATCTTTCTAAAAAAGTTGGAACATTTAATAAAAAATTCAATGAAGGAACTTTAACTGCAGATGAAGAAAAACAAATGTTTGAACGAAGAAAAGAAGCTATAAAACATCTTTTGGAGGCTCCTGAAGAAGAATTATTTGACATAACTTGGGTAGAAATTGAAGAACCATCAAAAGCAAGACTTTATCCTTCACTTACTTGTGATAACTGTGGAGAAACATTCATGGAAATTAAGGGGCGAACAATCGATGGTAAAATCGTCTGTAAAGAATGTTTCCAAAAATTAGTCCATTAA
- a CDS encoding DUF2180 family protein, protein MKCYLCKLEGKDTDAVASCIVCGMGVCMNHVVREEIDHWEGGYPFPAEKLKKTIPRMLCIPCYNAFQEGKK, encoded by the coding sequence ATGAAGTGTTATTTGTGTAAATTGGAAGGAAAAGATACTGATGCAGTTGCCTCATGTATTGTCTGTGGAATGGGAGTTTGTATGAATCATGTAGTACGTGAAGAAATCGACCATTGGGAAGGAGGATATCCATTTCCAGCTGAAAAGTTGAAAAAAACCATTCCAAGAATGCTCTGTATACCCTGTTATAATGCATTTCAGGAGGGTAAAAAATGA
- the trxR gene encoding F420-dependent thioredoxin reductase produces the protein MVYDLIIIGGGPAGLTAGIYAMRAKLSTLCLEKENEGGKIAEAGVVENYPGFESIKGFELAQKFSEHAKQFELPIIHEEVEKIDTSSKPFKVITKNEQYEAKSIVIASGSRYKKPGLNEDDFMGKGVCYCVMCDAFFFLNKEVIVLGRGTSAIMAAYNLKDIAKKITIVTDRPELKAVERIMEDRMNLMNNLEIVLNAEPIEIVGEEKAEGVKVSINGKKEIISADGIFISFGYVPNTEFLEKSDIKLNKRKFIEIDKNCKTSADGIYACGDVTGGILQVSKAVGEGVTAFTGALSSIQKE, from the coding sequence ATGGTATACGATTTAATTATTATAGGGGGCGGTCCAGCGGGACTTACTGCAGGAATATACGCAATGAGGGCAAAATTAAGTACTTTGTGCCTAGAAAAAGAAAATGAAGGCGGAAAAATTGCAGAAGCAGGGGTCGTTGAAAATTATCCTGGTTTTGAATCAATAAAAGGTTTTGAACTGGCACAGAAATTTTCAGAACATGCAAAACAATTCGAACTTCCAATAATCCACGAAGAAGTTGAAAAAATAGATACTTCTTCAAAACCATTCAAAGTAATTACGAAAAACGAACAGTACGAAGCAAAATCGATAGTAATTGCGTCAGGAAGCCGCTACAAAAAGCCCGGATTAAATGAAGACGATTTTATGGGAAAAGGAGTCTGTTACTGTGTAATGTGTGATGCTTTCTTCTTTTTAAATAAGGAAGTAATCGTACTTGGAAGGGGCACTTCTGCAATAATGGCAGCATATAATTTAAAAGATATTGCCAAAAAAATAACGATAGTTACTGATAGGCCCGAATTAAAGGCAGTCGAACGAATAATGGAAGACCGAATGAACTTAATGAACAACCTTGAAATAGTTCTCAATGCAGAACCAATCGAGATTGTTGGAGAAGAAAAAGCAGAAGGCGTTAAAGTTTCGATAAATGGAAAAAAAGAGATAATTTCCGCGGATGGAATATTTATAAGCTTTGGATACGTTCCAAATACGGAATTTTTGGAAAAAAGCGATATAAAACTTAATAAAAGAAAATTCATAGAAATAGATAAAAACTGCAAAACAAGTGCGGATGGAATTTATGCCTGCGGGGACGTTACGGGTGGAATTTTACAGGTTTCAAAGGCAGTTGGTGAAGGAGTCACTGCATTTACCGGTGCTTTGAGTAGCATTCAAAAAGAATAA
- the cobA gene encoding uroporphyrinogen-III C-methyltransferase codes for MKVILVGAGPGDEGLITLKGVEAIKNADVIVYDDLIGEKLLKYAKENSELIYVGKRKGKHSYKQEEINEILVNKAKEDKNVVRLKGGDSFVFGRGGEEVLALKEEGIDYEMIPGITSSISVPEIFGIPVTHRKVATSFTVVTGHEAGDKTENEMQVKLSELNADTIVILMGITTLEKHVKELLKNPKRNENTPVAILMDGTRENQRMVKGTLSDIVKIAKLENVCPPGIILVGNVVNVL; via the coding sequence ATGAAAGTTATTTTAGTTGGCGCAGGTCCTGGTGACGAAGGATTGATTACATTAAAAGGCGTTGAAGCAATAAAAAATGCCGATGTAATTGTTTATGATGATTTAATTGGGGAAAAACTTTTAAAATACGCTAAAGAGAATTCTGAACTCATTTATGTTGGAAAAAGAAAGGGAAAACATTCATACAAACAGGAAGAAATAAACGAAATTTTAGTCAATAAAGCAAAAGAAGACAAAAATGTTGTAAGACTTAAAGGTGGAGACTCCTTTGTATTTGGACGGGGCGGTGAAGAAGTACTCGCTTTAAAAGAAGAGGGAATAGACTACGAAATGATTCCGGGAATCACTTCTTCAATTTCAGTTCCAGAAATTTTTGGAATTCCAGTAACTCACAGAAAAGTTGCGACATCATTTACTGTTGTAACAGGTCATGAAGCAGGAGACAAGACTGAAAACGAAATGCAAGTTAAATTAAGCGAATTAAATGCAGATACAATTGTAATACTTATGGGAATTACAACACTCGAAAAACACGTAAAAGAATTATTGAAAAATCCAAAAAGAAATGAAAATACGCCAGTTGCAATTTTAATGGATGGAACAAGAGAAAATCAAAGAATGGTTAAAGGAACACTGTCAGACATTGTCAAAATAGCAAAATTGGAAAATGTATGCCCTCCAGGAATTATTTTGGTTGGAAATGTTGTAAATGTACTTTAA
- a CDS encoding DUF2193 domain-containing protein, which produces MEEIYSKMVNEAMAAQWADVNIIKEKRGHDFKIKHAKGYVDVANKMEAVGDQDPSVIALHKDSINTHFDVLCDLTKTVRPEDDPFVEHYQTPAILEILYKEDPEFRKSVEKFIQTIEKSEALIGREVLRRYGGFYGPTCVVDFALIPGSTSNIVNRILKNVDIPLEHKQAILASKSWGMNTSYGFGEKFATAVEAGKSLTDAVNEEIEMIKFIYDKPIDAQAKLMDGLGHESFDVRKYMAEYKKKMENAVLDAMDSEVHYGNIVTVPAYCVGDIAHHIAQSTFNMCKDDVIMSVIEAVSSVMDNTLKSNVNNFKSEYEILSLATGSTAAATECILELDGFNAPTVVDLLTKRFHNYVQLYPTRGAAAELHNHDFMDMIYRGWKLIDKARRVKNGSNDPITPKIGNFKVDLDPIFKNEVIMNPQRYAYPACAITVRFSALMRLADYPCLLTSEPVTATLMTNIISLHKETPGAPARVCKDCATACLVDFRHQYCQYKEAI; this is translated from the coding sequence ATGGAAGAAATATATTCAAAAATGGTTAATGAAGCAATGGCTGCACAATGGGCGGATGTTAACATAATTAAGGAAAAAAGAGGGCATGATTTTAAGATAAAACATGCTAAAGGATACGTAGATGTTGCAAATAAAATGGAAGCAGTTGGAGATCAGGATCCATCAGTAATCGCATTGCATAAAGATTCGATCAATACACACTTCGATGTTTTGTGCGACCTTACAAAAACAGTAAGGCCTGAAGACGATCCATTCGTTGAACACTACCAGACTCCAGCAATACTTGAAATACTCTACAAAGAAGATCCAGAGTTTAGAAAAAGCGTTGAAAAATTTATTCAAACTATTGAAAAATCAGAAGCACTTATTGGAAGAGAAGTTCTTCGTAGATACGGTGGTTTTTATGGGCCTACTTGCGTTGTAGACTTTGCATTAATCCCTGGAAGCACGAGTAACATTGTAAACAGGATTCTTAAAAATGTAGATATTCCTCTTGAGCATAAACAGGCAATTTTAGCTTCAAAATCTTGGGGAATGAATACATCATATGGGTTTGGGGAAAAATTCGCGACTGCTGTTGAAGCTGGAAAATCACTAACTGATGCAGTAAATGAAGAAATTGAAATGATAAAATTCATTTACGATAAACCAATTGATGCTCAGGCAAAACTTATGGATGGTTTAGGCCATGAAAGTTTTGATGTTAGGAAATACATGGCAGAATACAAAAAGAAAATGGAAAATGCAGTACTTGATGCAATGGACTCAGAAGTTCACTATGGAAACATTGTAACTGTTCCAGCATACTGCGTTGGAGACATTGCACACCACATTGCACAATCCACATTTAACATGTGTAAAGACGACGTTATTATGTCAGTAATTGAAGCAGTTTCAAGTGTAATGGATAATACTCTGAAATCCAATGTAAATAACTTCAAAAGTGAATATGAAATATTATCCCTTGCAACAGGATCGACTGCGGCTGCAACTGAATGTATACTTGAATTAGACGGATTTAATGCACCAACAGTTGTGGATTTACTGACTAAAAGGTTCCATAACTACGTACAGCTCTACCCAACAAGGGGGGCTGCTGCAGAACTTCACAACCATGACTTCATGGATATGATATATAGGGGTTGGAAATTAATTGACAAAGCTAGAAGAGTTAAAAACGGAAGCAATGATCCAATAACTCCAAAAATAGGCAATTTCAAGGTAGATCTTGACCCAATTTTCAAAAATGAAGTCATAATGAACCCGCAAAGATATGCATACCCTGCATGTGCAATAACAGTTAGATTTTCAGCATTGATGAGGCTTGCAGACTATCCATGCCTGTTAACAAGTGAACCTGTAACTGCAACACTCATGACAAACATTATTTCACTACATAAAGAAACTCCTGGAGCACCTGCAAGAGTTTGTAAAGACTGTGCAACAGCATGTTTGGTGGACTTTAGACACCAGTACTGCCAGTATAAAGAAGCTATCTAA
- a CDS encoding DUF166 domain-containing protein, which yields MKVVVVSDGPFGERAYDTIKKEFECEYIILDIVKTESIDDFTEFPNEQISKIKSADILITYTLNPDITLDLIEQVHDNVGYVIVGAWKGKGLKNQLESFKNVICPDIMCELVENGNKIFDEFVSKFGKPKVEIKVENNIATEIKVIRGSPCGGTNFVAKDLLGKNISDISTKAGLRIQHYPCRAGRIRLFSDEESGRYKAATFHHDAFEKALKKQVNK from the coding sequence ATGAAAGTTGTTGTAGTTTCTGACGGGCCTTTTGGGGAAAGAGCGTACGATACGATCAAAAAGGAATTTGAATGTGAATATATTATTTTAGATATAGTAAAAACAGAATCTATTGACGATTTTACAGAATTTCCAAACGAGCAGATTTCAAAAATAAAATCTGCTGACATTTTAATTACATACACGCTAAATCCAGACATTACTCTCGACCTCATCGAACAGGTTCATGATAATGTTGGATACGTAATAGTTGGAGCTTGGAAAGGAAAAGGGCTAAAAAACCAGCTCGAATCTTTTAAAAACGTGATATGTCCCGATATCATGTGCGAGCTCGTTGAAAATGGAAATAAAATTTTTGATGAATTCGTATCAAAATTTGGAAAGCCGAAAGTTGAAATTAAAGTTGAAAATAACATTGCAACAGAAATAAAAGTTATCAGGGGCTCCCCATGTGGCGGTACAAACTTTGTTGCAAAAGATTTACTTGGAAAAAATATTTCAGATATTTCAACAAAGGCGGGGCTTAGAATACAACACTATCCGTGTAGGGCTGGAAGAATCAGACTTTTTTCAGATGAAGAAAGTGGAAGATATAAGGCTGCAACATTTCATCACGACGCATTTGAAAAAGCATTGAAAAAACAGGTGAATAAATGA
- the hisD gene encoding histidinol dehydrogenase, which translates to MIVKKISELNEKDLDIIINRNKTNISGILPTVSEILENVQKNGDNAIKEYTKKFDGVDIDNFKVTSEEIDKAYEKIDSKIVESLEKAYMNIKEFHEIQFKNLTEWEVEKDGIKAGQIIRSIEKAGCYVPGGRAFYPSTVLMTVTPAKVAGVKKVVVTSPPNGTEGNPATLVASDIAKVDEIYKIGGAQAIGALAYGTESIPKVDIIVGPGNIFVTAAKKLVYGEVSIDFPAGPSEVLIMCDESSNEEYVAMDFLAQAEHDPNASCIITVTSEEKAEKIKERILMEMKTAKRTEIIEKSILNSAIVTGSIEECIKLSNNYAPEHLEIMTKNPRKVLNSIENAGSIFLGNYAPVPVGDYASGTNHVLPTSACAKMYSGLSVETFIKKPTVQELTKEGLNKIGDIVTTLAEAEGLFNHSEAVKRRLN; encoded by the coding sequence ATGATAGTCAAAAAAATATCCGAATTAAACGAAAAAGACCTAGATATTATAATTAACAGGAATAAAACAAATATTTCAGGGATTTTACCGACTGTAAGCGAAATTTTAGAAAATGTTCAAAAAAATGGGGATAATGCGATAAAAGAATACACTAAAAAATTTGACGGCGTAGACATTGATAATTTCAAGGTAACTTCCGAAGAAATTGATAAAGCGTATGAAAAAATCGATTCAAAAATAGTTGAATCCCTCGAAAAAGCTTACATGAATATTAAAGAATTTCACGAAATTCAATTTAAAAATTTAACTGAATGGGAAGTTGAAAAGGACGGAATTAAAGCGGGACAGATCATCAGATCTATTGAAAAGGCTGGATGCTATGTTCCAGGGGGAAGAGCATTTTATCCATCTACCGTTTTAATGACCGTAACCCCTGCAAAAGTTGCGGGTGTAAAAAAAGTTGTTGTAACATCCCCACCAAATGGAACTGAAGGAAACCCTGCAACGCTTGTTGCTTCAGACATTGCAAAGGTGGATGAAATATACAAAATTGGCGGTGCACAGGCAATTGGCGCTCTTGCATACGGTACAGAATCTATTCCAAAAGTAGATATTATCGTTGGACCGGGAAATATCTTTGTAACTGCCGCTAAAAAATTGGTTTATGGGGAAGTTTCAATAGATTTTCCAGCAGGTCCTTCAGAAGTTCTTATTATGTGTGATGAGTCTTCGAATGAAGAATATGTTGCAATGGACTTTTTGGCTCAGGCTGAACATGACCCGAATGCATCATGTATAATAACCGTTACTTCAGAAGAAAAAGCAGAAAAAATTAAAGAAAGAATTTTAATGGAAATGAAAACTGCTAAAAGAACGGAAATCATTGAAAAATCAATTTTAAATTCTGCAATCGTTACAGGGTCAATTGAGGAATGTATTAAACTTTCAAATAATTACGCTCCAGAGCATTTAGAAATAATGACGAAAAATCCAAGAAAAGTGTTAAATTCAATTGAAAATGCTGGAAGTATCTTTTTAGGAAATTATGCGCCAGTTCCAGTTGGAGATTATGCAAGTGGCACAAACCACGTTCTTCCAACGTCAGCATGCGCAAAAATGTATTCCGGACTCAGCGTTGAAACATTTATCAAAAAGCCAACAGTTCAGGAATTAACAAAAGAAGGATTAAATAAAATCGGGGATATAGTAACTACCCTTGCAGAAGCAGAAGGATTATTTAATCATTCTGAAGCCGTTAAAAGAAGGTTAAATTAA
- the purB gene encoding adenylosuccinate lyase, with the protein MAIHPIDFRYGTPEMKKVWEEETKLQKMLEVEAALALAETELGMIPKEAAEEINRKKSTEFVKLERVKEIEMATRHDVVSVVKAFAEQCEGDAGEYIHFGSTSNDIIDTAQSLQFKDAFEVLGEKLKTLRGELLKKAEEHKNTVCIGRTHGQHAVPTTYGMKFALWASEIQRHVERLDASKKRLCVSMITGAVGTMAAIGENGILVHNRVGEILGLDPVLISNQVVQRDRHGEFMATLALIAQTLNKIGITVRSMQRSEIKELEEEFDASKQTGSSTMPHKRNPITFEQICGLSRIVKANALAEFDNIPLWEERDLTNSSSERCLFPESCVILDHILNLSIKGMRKLSVNLENVNRNLEMTKGLIMAERVMMFLANSGMGRQTGHETVRRCAMKAHDERKHLKEVLLEEPEVMKYVSVEEIEKMFDYKTYIGLAPEIVENVLNEAKNWE; encoded by the coding sequence ATGGCAATTCACCCTATCGACTTTAGATACGGAACCCCTGAAATGAAAAAAGTATGGGAAGAAGAAACAAAACTTCAAAAAATGCTTGAAGTTGAAGCGGCCCTTGCTTTAGCAGAAACAGAACTTGGAATGATCCCAAAAGAAGCTGCAGAGGAAATAAACAGAAAAAAATCAACCGAATTTGTAAAACTTGAAAGAGTAAAAGAAATTGAAATGGCAACGAGACACGATGTTGTTTCAGTTGTAAAAGCTTTTGCTGAACAGTGCGAAGGAGATGCTGGAGAATATATTCACTTTGGTTCCACTTCAAACGATATTATCGATACTGCACAGTCACTTCAATTTAAAGATGCTTTTGAAGTTTTAGGGGAAAAATTAAAAACTTTAAGAGGCGAACTCTTAAAAAAAGCAGAAGAACACAAAAACACGGTTTGTATTGGAAGAACACACGGACAGCATGCAGTTCCAACCACATACGGAATGAAATTTGCATTGTGGGCTTCAGAAATTCAAAGACATGTTGAAAGACTTGATGCATCTAAAAAAAGACTTTGTGTTTCAATGATAACTGGCGCAGTTGGAACAATGGCTGCAATAGGTGAAAACGGAATTTTAGTACATAATAGAGTTGGAGAAATTTTAGGACTTGATCCAGTTTTAATTTCAAACCAGGTTGTTCAAAGGGACAGACATGGAGAATTCATGGCTACTTTAGCATTAATTGCACAGACTTTGAATAAAATTGGAATTACTGTAAGAAGCATGCAAAGAAGCGAAATTAAAGAATTAGAAGAAGAATTTGATGCTTCGAAACAGACTGGTTCATCCACAATGCCTCACAAAAGAAATCCAATTACTTTTGAACAGATCTGCGGGCTTTCCAGAATTGTAAAGGCAAACGCACTTGCAGAATTTGATAACATTCCACTCTGGGAAGAAAGAGATTTAACAAATTCATCTTCAGAAAGATGTCTTTTCCCAGAATCCTGCGTAATTTTAGACCATATCTTAAACCTTTCAATAAAAGGAATGAGAAAATTAAGCGTAAATCTTGAAAATGTTAACAGAAACCTCGAAATGACGAAAGGACTTATCATGGCAGAAAGAGTCATGATGTTTTTGGCAAACAGTGGAATGGGAAGACAGACTGGTCACGAAACCGTTAGAAGATGCGCAATGAAAGCTCATGATGAAAGAAAACACTTAAAAGAAGTACTTTTAGAAGAACCCGAAGTCATGAAATACGTTTCAGTTGAAGAAATCGAAAAAATGTTTGATTATAAAACATATATCGGTTTAGCCCCCGAAATTGTAGAAAATGTACTCAATGAAGCTAAAAATTGGGAATAA